One Euphorbia lathyris chromosome 1, ddEupLath1.1, whole genome shotgun sequence DNA segment encodes these proteins:
- the LOC136224798 gene encoding uncharacterized protein: MDNIECNKVQPVMRKGKKKQAKGELDRLKQAEKKKRRLEKALATSAAIISELEKKKQKKKEEQQRLDEEGAAIAEAVALHVLLGEDSDESCELVLNKEEGFNPWDYAGSINLFVGEQRACLPHQALSRHSNEGIGWITNTCGSGCEWNDMENNNWSFSYGSFERDVHAPYFSDGGWRNAESSADLIAAQAVSSLQIAEDAHVDTIIFNGMLG, encoded by the coding sequence ATGGATAACATAGAATGTAATAAAGTGCAACCTGTTATgagaaaagggaagaagaagcaGGCAAAGGGTGAGTTGGATCGTCTCAAACaggctgagaagaagaagaggcgcTTAGAGAAAGCTCTTGCTACTTCTGCAGCTATCATATCTGAACTTGAgaagaagaaacagaaaaaaaaggaagaacagCAAAGGCTTGATGAAGAGGGTGCTGCAATTGCGGAGGCTGTTGCTCTGCATGTATTACTCGGCGAGGACTCTGATGAATCATGCGAACTTGTGCTGAACAAAGAAGAGGGCTTCAATCCTTGGGATTACGCAGGTAGTATAAATCTCTTCGTCGGTGAACAGAGGGCATGCCTTCCACATCAGGCTTTGTCGAGGCATTCAAATGAAGGAATTGGGTGGATCACTAACACCTGTGGATCTGGATGCGAGTGGAACGACATGGAAAATAACAACTGGTCATTCTCCTATGGGTCTTTTGAAAGAGATGTACATGCACCATACTTTAGTGACGGAGGTTGGAGGAATGCAGAATCCTCAGCTGATCTTATTGCAGCACAGGCTGTTTCGTCGCTTCAGATTGCTGAGGATGCACATGTTGACACAATCATTTTCAATGGAATGCTAGGTTGA